The Chryseobacterium aureum genome contains a region encoding:
- a CDS encoding SRPBCC family protein — translation MTTPITIQYTINASAEKVWKALTDKNEMKSWYFDIQDFVLEQGAEFNFYEPGGANKYHHQGRILEIVPVQKLKHTWSYPDFSALKTMVTWELLPEEGSTLVKLTHEDIENFKDLGESFSRQNFTEGWNTIIGQSLKEYLEKP, via the coding sequence ATGACAACACCCATCACAATTCAGTACACCATCAATGCTTCAGCTGAAAAAGTATGGAAAGCATTAACCGATAAAAATGAAATGAAATCCTGGTATTTTGATATCCAGGATTTTGTATTGGAACAGGGTGCGGAATTTAATTTCTATGAGCCTGGAGGAGCCAATAAGTATCATCATCAGGGACGGATCTTGGAAATAGTACCTGTTCAGAAATTGAAACATACCTGGTCGTATCCTGATTTTTCAGCACTGAAGACCATGGTAACCTGGGAGTTACTACCTGAAGAAGGATCAACTTTAGTAAAGCTGACCCATGAAGACATTGAAAATTTCAAAGACTTAGGCGAAAGCTTTTCAAGACAAAACTTTACAGAAGGCTGGAATACTATTATAGGACAAAGTTTAAAAGAATACCTGGAAAAACCATGA
- a CDS encoding Na+/H+ antiporter, protein MIHSYVIISIAVLLSVMILVMIGQKLKVAYPIFLVIAGLLISFIPGMPRIEIEPDLVFLIFLPPILFEAAWFTSWQDFHKWRKQIFSMAFGLVFLTSIVVAYLSSSIIPGLTVAMGFLLGGVNSPPDAVAATSVLKHMKIPKKITNILEGESLINDASSLIVFKFALAAVISGQFIWRDAVQDFFMMAIGGIAVGAAVGFLFGALLKIIPTNSNIDTIITLIVPYIMYVGAEHFHFSGVLAVVAGGLLMSYNSHCYLSHTSRIQSGNVWSVLIFLMNTIIFILIGLELPIVVEGMQEYTISEGIFYSVVIGGAIIGTRILYSYALMYFPRVCSKELRLKVPKPDWREPFIISFAAMRGVVSLAAALSIPAFLPNGEAFPHRNIILFVTFVIILITLVGQGLLLSPILKLLNIQDAGSELPEEKQEVILMRKLKETALHKLDNDFSELAVTNSLVRHQKHKLENEMMLMADKAQCMASTGDYVSAINENKDVLRQIIQAQRNELHRMKREKIFDDHVMRAIEMQLDFDEAKITGFSHG, encoded by the coding sequence ATGATTCACAGCTATGTTATAATATCGATCGCAGTACTCCTGTCTGTGATGATATTGGTAATGATCGGCCAGAAACTGAAAGTAGCCTATCCCATTTTCCTTGTAATTGCAGGGTTACTGATAAGCTTTATACCGGGAATGCCGCGTATTGAAATAGAACCAGATCTTGTTTTTCTTATTTTTCTGCCGCCTATTTTGTTTGAGGCTGCCTGGTTCACTTCATGGCAGGATTTTCATAAATGGAGAAAACAGATTTTTTCAATGGCTTTCGGACTGGTGTTTTTAACATCAATAGTGGTCGCCTATCTCTCATCTTCTATTATTCCCGGACTTACTGTAGCGATGGGATTTTTGCTCGGAGGGGTAAACTCTCCGCCGGATGCGGTAGCTGCCACTTCGGTCTTGAAACATATGAAAATTCCTAAAAAAATCACCAATATTCTGGAAGGAGAAAGTCTGATTAACGATGCATCCAGTTTAATTGTTTTTAAATTTGCTCTGGCAGCCGTTATTTCAGGGCAGTTTATCTGGAGAGATGCCGTTCAGGATTTCTTTATGATGGCCATTGGGGGAATTGCTGTAGGAGCTGCCGTTGGTTTTCTGTTTGGGGCACTGCTGAAGATCATTCCTACCAACTCTAATATAGATACAATTATCACACTGATTGTTCCTTATATCATGTATGTAGGAGCAGAGCATTTCCATTTCTCGGGTGTGCTGGCAGTGGTTGCCGGAGGTCTGCTGATGTCTTACAATTCGCACTGCTATCTGAGCCATACCTCAAGGATACAGTCCGGAAACGTGTGGAGTGTCCTTATATTCCTGATGAATACCATCATCTTTATTCTGATTGGCCTTGAACTTCCCATTGTAGTGGAAGGAATGCAGGAATATACCATTTCAGAAGGGATCTTCTACAGTGTTGTTATTGGCGGAGCAATTATCGGAACAAGAATTTTGTACAGTTATGCATTAATGTATTTCCCAAGGGTTTGTTCAAAAGAATTACGGTTAAAAGTTCCTAAACCGGATTGGAGGGAGCCGTTCATCATTAGCTTTGCTGCAATGAGAGGAGTGGTTTCTCTGGCTGCAGCCTTGTCGATTCCTGCTTTTTTACCTAACGGGGAAGCATTTCCGCACAGAAATATTATTTTATTCGTAACTTTCGTTATCATCTTAATTACTTTGGTCGGGCAGGGGCTATTGCTGAGTCCAATCCTTAAATTACTGAATATTCAGGATGCCGGAAGTGAATTGCCGGAAGAAAAACAGGAAGTAATCCTTATGCGAAAACTGAAAGAAACCGCATTGCACAAGCTGGATAATGACTTTTCTGAATTAGCCGTAACCAACAGCCTGGTCCGTCATCAAAAGCATAAGTTGGAAAATGAAATGATGCTGATGGCAGACAAAGCTCAATGCATGGCTTCCACAGGAGATTATGTATCGGCCATTAATGAAAATAAAGATGTCCTTCGGCAGATTATTCAGGCCCAGAGAAATGAACTGCACAGGATGAAAAGAGAGAAAATATTTGATGATCATGTCATGAGGGCCATTGAAATGCAGCTGGATTTTGATGAAGCGAAGATCACAGGATTTTCTCATGGATAA
- a CDS encoding bestrophin family protein, producing MHSGKRFGAREFIMWTRRSIYALLILSAIPTALYFFGWTFLSVPWQPIAIMGTAVAFIVGFKNNASYSRLWEARQIYGAIINDSRSFGYILRDALLSKDPDQVKEMFLRHYAWLTALRFQLREPRAWENMGTEQFDEYAKKYDIPERLSKLDDELKKYLSEPELQYILSKKNRATQLMAKQSKALSEAYEKGELNDFQWTQINQQLVKFTDDQGKAERIKNFPYPRNFSSITTYLLLLFIVFVPFGLLKEFDKLGEGTMVEGWTLWFNIPFSLLVTWCFHTLDNVGEASVNPFEGSANDVPITQISRTIEIDMRDMLDESDLPPAIAPKNNIVL from the coding sequence ATGCATTCAGGAAAAAGATTCGGAGCCCGTGAGTTCATTATGTGGACCAGACGGAGCATTTATGCCCTGCTTATACTGTCAGCCATTCCTACAGCCCTCTATTTTTTTGGCTGGACATTTCTCTCCGTTCCCTGGCAACCGATTGCCATCATGGGAACAGCAGTAGCCTTTATTGTGGGATTTAAAAACAATGCCAGCTACAGCAGACTCTGGGAAGCCAGACAGATCTATGGCGCGATTATCAATGACAGCCGAAGCTTTGGATATATTCTGAGAGACGCCCTGCTTTCTAAAGACCCGGATCAGGTAAAAGAAATGTTTCTTCGTCATTATGCATGGCTTACGGCTCTGAGATTTCAGCTTCGTGAACCAAGAGCATGGGAAAACATGGGTACAGAGCAGTTTGATGAATACGCCAAAAAATATGACATTCCGGAAAGGCTCTCCAAGCTGGATGATGAATTAAAAAAATACCTTTCCGAGCCTGAGCTTCAGTATATTTTAAGCAAAAAGAACAGAGCCACCCAATTGATGGCGAAACAGAGTAAAGCATTGTCCGAAGCCTATGAAAAGGGAGAACTTAACGATTTTCAATGGACGCAAATCAATCAGCAGTTGGTAAAATTTACTGATGACCAGGGAAAAGCGGAAAGAATTAAAAACTTTCCCTATCCAAGAAATTTTTCCTCAATTACCACTTATCTTTTGCTTTTGTTCATTGTTTTTGTGCCTTTCGGGTTATTGAAAGAGTTTGACAAATTAGGAGAAGGGACCATGGTGGAAGGATGGACATTGTGGTTTAATATTCCGTTCTCTTTACTGGTAACATGGTGCTTTCATACCCTTGATAATGTAGGTGAAGCCTCAGTCAATCCATTTGAAGGAAGTGCCAATGATGTACCCATCACCCAGATCAGCCGTACCATAGAAATTGATATGAGAGACATGCTGGATGAATCTGACCTTCCGCCAGCCATTGCGCCTAAGAATAATATTGTGCTTTAA
- a CDS encoding DUF2490 domain-containing protein, translated as MRKVLTKLAFTVLNLGSIFIFAQKSDLGAWYMYFGNNKISKKLNWHNEIQYRNFDAAGDLEQLLIRTGIGYDLTENNNNVLLGYGFILSQPYVNGEKKDNREHRIFQQYITKQRFGRFYLQHRYRLEERFLEDDFRMRFRYMLGLNIPITQKEMLPKTLYASVYNEIFLHFNSPVFDRNRVYGAVGYVINKNMRIEAGYMNQIQENRNRGQIQIGFYNNIPFTKN; from the coding sequence ATGAGAAAGGTTTTGACGAAGTTGGCATTCACCGTTTTAAATTTGGGTTCCATTTTTATATTTGCTCAAAAAAGCGACCTGGGAGCATGGTATATGTATTTTGGGAATAATAAAATCAGCAAAAAGCTGAACTGGCATAATGAAATTCAGTACCGTAATTTCGATGCTGCCGGAGATCTGGAACAATTACTGATCCGTACAGGAATCGGGTATGATCTTACCGAAAATAACAACAATGTTCTATTAGGTTACGGTTTTATTCTGAGCCAGCCTTATGTAAACGGGGAGAAAAAAGATAATAGAGAACACCGGATTTTTCAGCAGTATATTACCAAGCAGAGATTTGGACGTTTTTATCTTCAGCACCGGTACCGTTTGGAAGAACGTTTTCTGGAAGATGATTTCAGAATGAGATTCCGTTACATGCTGGGACTGAATATTCCGATTACCCAAAAGGAAATGCTGCCCAAAACCCTTTATGCTTCAGTCTATAATGAGATTTTCCTGCATTTCAACAGCCCGGTTTTCGACAGGAACAGAGTCTATGGGGCTGTAGGATATGTCATTAATAAAAATATGAGGATTGAAGCCGGTTATATGAACCAGATTCAGGAAAACCGAAACCGGGGGCAGATTCAGATTGGTTTTTATAACAATATTCCCTTTACAAAAAACTAA
- a CDS encoding DUF1398 domain-containing protein has product MKFTIENIKAEHQKVKSGADFPQYIQAIKALGVSHYKAYVPDGNTEYFNAENAAVQTGRKYDTLTVSDAVNLEKFKERLKLHQQGKTDYMTFCKDCAENGIKGWTMDLYAMTCIYFDRNETVVLAEQVPG; this is encoded by the coding sequence ATGAAATTTACAATTGAAAACATTAAGGCAGAGCATCAAAAAGTAAAAAGCGGAGCCGACTTTCCTCAATATATTCAGGCGATAAAAGCACTTGGAGTTTCTCATTATAAAGCTTACGTTCCGGATGGAAATACTGAGTATTTTAATGCCGAAAATGCAGCTGTTCAGACAGGAAGAAAATATGATACCCTTACCGTTTCTGATGCTGTAAATCTTGAAAAGTTTAAAGAAAGGCTGAAACTTCACCAACAGGGAAAAACAGATTATATGACTTTCTGTAAAGACTGTGCAGAAAACGGAATTAAAGGCTGGACAATGGATCTTTATGCAATGACCTGTATTTATTTTGACCGTAATGAAACAGTCGTACTTGCAGAACAGGTTCCTGGATAA
- a CDS encoding VOC family protein, with protein MATVNVYLTFNGNCKEAFDFYKSVFGGEYPYIGTFGEMPPMEGKETPEEDKDKIMHVSLPISKETILMGSDTGGEWSSNFKAGNNFSISVNAASKEEADKLFGGLSAGGQITMPMADTFWGAYFGMFTDQFGINWMVNYDDPAKMQQHP; from the coding sequence ATGGCAACAGTAAACGTTTACCTTACATTCAACGGAAATTGCAAAGAAGCTTTCGATTTCTATAAATCTGTTTTTGGGGGAGAATATCCTTATATCGGAACATTTGGAGAAATGCCTCCAATGGAAGGCAAGGAGACCCCTGAAGAAGACAAAGACAAGATCATGCATGTATCACTTCCAATCTCTAAAGAAACCATTTTAATGGGAAGCGATACAGGAGGGGAGTGGTCTTCCAACTTCAAGGCTGGAAATAACTTCTCAATTTCTGTGAATGCAGCATCTAAAGAAGAAGCAGACAAATTATTCGGAGGGCTTTCTGCAGGAGGGCAGATTACCATGCCAATGGCAGATACTTTCTGGGGAGCTTATTTCGGAATGTTTACAGATCAGTTCGGAATCAACTGGATGGTTAACTATGATGACCCTGCTAAAATGCAGCAGCACCCATAA
- a CDS encoding SRPBCC family protein, with the protein MMKIIKRLMLFLAAVLIILLGVAAFISEDCKYEKTISINAPVDKVWQNTNSLRAMDQWSPWNDLDPNMKKDWTGTTGQPGEKVCWDSKNENAGKGCQELKKVDEAGKRVDTEIRFLTPYESEANAYVTVVPEEKGSKATWGFTSQIPYPFTLMKLLMNMEDAIGKDYQKGLSRLKTLSEKPQ; encoded by the coding sequence ATGATGAAAATAATTAAAAGATTGATGCTGTTTTTGGCCGCAGTACTAATCATTTTGTTAGGGGTGGCTGCGTTTATTTCAGAAGACTGCAAGTATGAAAAAACGATTTCTATCAACGCTCCGGTAGATAAAGTATGGCAAAATACGAATTCCCTCAGAGCAATGGATCAATGGAGCCCATGGAATGACCTTGATCCCAATATGAAAAAAGACTGGACGGGCACAACGGGGCAGCCCGGAGAAAAAGTTTGCTGGGATAGTAAAAATGAAAATGCAGGAAAAGGTTGTCAGGAATTGAAAAAAGTAGATGAAGCAGGTAAAAGGGTAGATACAGAGATCCGATTTCTTACTCCATATGAAAGTGAAGCAAACGCTTATGTAACGGTAGTTCCGGAAGAAAAAGGAAGCAAGGCCACGTGGGGATTTACATCACAGATTCCTTATCCGTTTACCCTGATGAAGCTGTTGATGAATATGGAGGATGCTATAGGAAAAGATTATCAGAAAGGACTTTCAAGATTGAAAACTTTATCTGAAAAACCTCAATAA
- a CDS encoding VOC family protein, translating to MKLGAFSISLSVKDLQKSRDFYEKLGFTATAGTAESNYLIMKNGSTLIGLFQAMFDGNMLTFNPGWDENAQDLESFDDVREIQKKLKENGIEIGREADETTSGPEHIYLKDPDGNMILIDQHRS from the coding sequence ATGAAATTAGGAGCTTTTTCAATCAGCTTAAGTGTAAAAGATCTTCAGAAATCCAGAGACTTTTATGAAAAACTTGGGTTTACAGCCACGGCGGGAACTGCAGAAAGTAATTATCTGATCATGAAAAACGGTTCTACACTGATAGGCCTTTTTCAGGCAATGTTTGATGGAAATATGCTTACTTTCAATCCTGGATGGGATGAAAATGCACAGGATCTTGAATCTTTTGACGATGTGCGCGAAATTCAGAAAAAATTAAAAGAAAACGGAATAGAAATCGGAAGAGAAGCTGATGAAACCACTTCAGGGCCTGAACATATTTACCTGAAAGATCCCGATGGGAATATGATTCTTATCGATCAGCACAGATCATAA
- a CDS encoding DUF1569 domain-containing protein, with product MENVFDAKDAQNYIDRINRLVEDTHGLWGKMTVDQMLAHCSITYEMIYEPEKHKKPGAIAKFILKTFVKPKVVGEKAYPRDSPTAPQFLITTRKNFHEEKARLIGFIQKTQQLGADAFDGKESFSFGKLNAQEWNNMFAKHLNHHLAQFGV from the coding sequence ATGGAAAATGTATTTGATGCAAAAGATGCTCAAAACTATATTGACAGAATCAACAGACTCGTAGAAGATACCCATGGTCTGTGGGGAAAAATGACAGTAGACCAGATGCTGGCCCACTGTTCCATTACCTATGAAATGATTTATGAACCGGAAAAGCACAAAAAGCCGGGAGCCATTGCAAAATTTATATTAAAAACTTTCGTAAAACCAAAAGTAGTGGGAGAAAAAGCCTATCCGAGAGATTCTCCTACCGCTCCCCAGTTTTTGATCACTACCAGAAAGAATTTTCACGAAGAGAAAGCAAGACTCATTGGTTTCATCCAGAAAACACAACAGTTGGGTGCTGATGCATTTGATGGTAAAGAATCTTTTTCTTTCGGAAAGCTGAATGCTCAGGAATGGAACAATATGTTTGCGAAACATTTGAACCACCATTTGGCACAATTTGGCGTTTAA
- a CDS encoding ABC transporter permease, producing MKEFFRLLKREFKLFIGNSTLRTVFFLAPVFYATLLGFVYKSGKVENTPVLVVDRDNTPLSNQLTEMLDDNKSIRIIRYLQEPLSIKDEVIRHEAAAVVIIPSRFEGDMLQKKYPELNVYINTGNVLTANFASKALQLTIGTFSAGASIKALQKAGMPAAKAATQYEPFKANYITLFNTTGNYLIFMWPAMLAVVLQQVILLAMAVSFAAEFERGSFVKEYLKMKKWAFPTMLIKVIPIWVFSILIVGIYYFMHMIFRVPMPEGILNFILLTAVFVGSASFLGVFISILIPDALKATQILMVIASPAFIISGFTWPLNAMPAFVQFIANIIPLTPFLQAFKILLIQKGSVELTFPYLKHLSILLVIYAIIGWIALKIKLWFIFKKSAPQEIAVENTSEEIE from the coding sequence ATGAAAGAATTTTTCCGTCTTTTAAAACGAGAGTTCAAACTTTTTATCGGCAATTCTACCTTAAGGACGGTGTTCTTTTTGGCACCGGTATTCTATGCAACCTTGCTGGGGTTTGTCTACAAAAGCGGAAAAGTTGAAAATACCCCCGTATTGGTAGTGGATAGGGATAATACTCCTTTATCCAACCAATTGACGGAAATGCTGGATGATAATAAAAGCATCAGAATTATCAGATATCTTCAGGAACCTCTGAGTATCAAAGATGAGGTAATCAGGCATGAAGCTGCCGCTGTGGTGATTATTCCTTCAAGGTTTGAAGGAGATATGCTGCAGAAAAAATATCCCGAACTGAATGTCTACATCAATACAGGAAATGTTTTAACAGCTAATTTCGCCTCCAAAGCACTTCAGCTTACCATAGGAACATTTTCTGCCGGAGCATCCATTAAAGCCCTTCAGAAAGCAGGAATGCCCGCTGCAAAGGCTGCTACACAATATGAACCTTTCAAAGCCAATTACATCACCCTTTTCAATACTACCGGAAACTATCTGATCTTTATGTGGCCTGCAATGCTGGCAGTGGTATTACAGCAGGTGATCCTGCTGGCAATGGCCGTAAGTTTTGCTGCTGAATTTGAAAGGGGATCCTTTGTGAAAGAATACCTGAAAATGAAAAAATGGGCCTTCCCAACCATGCTCATAAAGGTGATCCCAATCTGGGTGTTTTCTATTCTTATTGTAGGTATTTACTACTTTATGCATATGATTTTCAGAGTTCCGATGCCGGAAGGAATTCTTAATTTTATTCTTTTAACAGCAGTTTTTGTAGGGTCAGCCTCATTTTTGGGGGTATTCATCAGTATTCTGATTCCGGATGCTTTGAAGGCTACACAAATCCTGATGGTTATAGCTTCACCGGCTTTCATCATCAGTGGTTTTACATGGCCTTTGAATGCAATGCCTGCTTTTGTTCAGTTTATTGCCAATATTATTCCGTTAACTCCATTTCTACAGGCATTTAAAATCTTATTGATTCAAAAAGGTTCGGTGGAACTTACTTTCCCTTATCTGAAACACTTAAGCATTCTTTTAGTAATATATGCCATTATAGGCTGGATTGCTTTGAAGATTAAACTTTGGTTTATTTTCAAAAAATCTGCACCACAGGAAATCGCAGTTGAGAATACTTCTGAGGAGATTGAGTAA
- a CDS encoding HlyD family secretion protein yields MHKNISVLFAALFLLGSCDKKNEKIKEPEGKTKKEVISFAPKVTGRILKIYVSEGQTVKKGDTLAQLDVPEVSAKIAQAQGAVNAASAQEQMAKNGATADQLRQLQAKYKGLKEQYEFAQKSYKRANNMFRDSLMSPQAHDEIYAKLQGAKAQYDAVVAELDDVNRGTRVEKIEMAAGQASQAKGALQEANVAYSERYIIATNDMEIETISLNTGELATAGFALFNGYIPESTYFRFTIPESAISKYRKGQEVTMQVVYNKENLTGNIVYIKQLTKYADITTAYPDYQLQDAIYEIKVKPKDMNKAKSILVNANVILK; encoded by the coding sequence ATGCATAAAAATATATCTGTACTCTTCGCTGCTCTGTTTTTGTTAGGGAGCTGTGACAAGAAAAATGAAAAAATAAAAGAACCTGAGGGAAAAACTAAAAAAGAGGTGATCTCTTTTGCCCCTAAAGTGACCGGAAGGATCCTGAAAATATACGTTTCTGAAGGTCAGACCGTGAAAAAAGGAGATACGCTGGCGCAGCTTGATGTCCCTGAAGTTTCAGCAAAAATTGCCCAGGCGCAAGGTGCAGTAAATGCCGCCTCTGCCCAGGAACAGATGGCTAAAAACGGAGCCACTGCCGATCAGCTGAGACAGCTTCAGGCCAAATATAAAGGATTGAAAGAACAATATGAATTTGCCCAGAAATCTTACAAAAGAGCCAACAATATGTTCCGGGACAGCTTAATGTCTCCACAGGCTCATGATGAGATCTATGCAAAATTACAGGGGGCAAAAGCACAGTATGATGCGGTAGTGGCGGAGCTGGATGATGTCAACAGAGGAACCCGTGTAGAAAAAATAGAAATGGCAGCCGGCCAGGCTTCACAGGCCAAAGGAGCCCTACAGGAAGCTAATGTAGCCTATTCCGAAAGATATATCATCGCCACCAATGATATGGAAATTGAAACCATCAGTTTAAATACAGGTGAGCTGGCAACCGCCGGTTTTGCTTTATTCAACGGGTATATTCCCGAAAGTACTTATTTCAGATTTACTATCCCGGAAAGTGCAATTTCAAAATACAGAAAAGGACAGGAAGTGACCATGCAGGTGGTGTATAACAAAGAAAACCTCACAGGAAATATCGTGTATATCAAGCAGCTTACAAAATATGCAGATATCACAACAGCTTATCCGGATTACCAGTTACAGGATGCCATCTACGAGATCAAAGTAAAACCCAAAGACATGAACAAGGCTAAAAGTATTCTTGTCAATGCCAATGTAATCCTGAAATAA
- a CDS encoding TolC family protein: MKNNLLIFTFSFFAFPAFGWAQSAPDFKELLDSAMVRDSDLKMQITQNKLTDLDEHKLKDIFLPTLELSGKASYLNGTARLTSPEFNLAPFINIPEGAFNNNFNVSGFSGIAKADAKMVLYSGGKVKYLKKAVEEKKKSEDILLEKTKDEVIATISKAYDQLALIHQSKKVLDESKKRLDINRKTADKALGYGLITPYDHKKIELAQATLNAKMVEYEGKKELLLTQLYILTGINRERLRMIDPVLYPVELLAAEKGIEQRAEIRALEHGISAADYKIKAERTWMIPKVQLMASAYYIGLYGNRIKSSENIIPAVPILGYEGKKLDWRPNNINVFPFITAGVGFKWEIFDGKEGKHAEETAKVGKEVLQNQKEDALKKLSLNLANNQTNYDIASAQIPLKAKEKELAKNALVQAEKEFRYGMSKSSQLIDAENDLEVAELEYQNAIFNQRRAGIELMRSTQELDITKFYLIP; this comes from the coding sequence GCTTTTGGCTGGGCACAATCTGCTCCGGATTTTAAAGAACTTCTGGATAGTGCTATGGTTCGGGATTCGGACCTTAAAATGCAGATTACTCAAAATAAACTTACCGATCTTGATGAACACAAACTGAAAGACATCTTTCTTCCGACTCTGGAATTGAGTGGTAAAGCCAGCTATCTTAACGGAACAGCAAGACTGACGTCACCGGAATTCAACCTGGCTCCCTTTATCAATATTCCGGAAGGGGCTTTCAATAATAATTTCAACGTATCAGGTTTTTCAGGAATTGCCAAAGCAGATGCCAAGATGGTTCTGTACTCAGGAGGAAAGGTCAAGTACCTGAAAAAAGCAGTTGAAGAAAAGAAAAAATCCGAAGATATCCTTCTGGAAAAAACAAAAGATGAGGTTATTGCCACCATTTCCAAAGCCTATGATCAGCTGGCGCTGATTCATCAGTCTAAAAAAGTACTGGATGAAAGTAAAAAAAGACTGGATATCAACAGGAAAACGGCAGATAAAGCACTCGGTTATGGTCTGATAACACCTTATGATCATAAGAAAATTGAGTTGGCCCAGGCTACTTTAAATGCGAAGATGGTAGAATATGAAGGAAAAAAAGAACTCCTTCTTACCCAGCTTTATATATTAACGGGAATCAATAGGGAAAGGCTCAGAATGATTGATCCTGTATTGTACCCTGTAGAATTGCTTGCCGCAGAAAAAGGAATTGAGCAAAGAGCAGAAATCAGAGCTCTGGAACATGGAATCAGTGCTGCAGACTATAAAATAAAAGCAGAAAGAACATGGATGATTCCTAAAGTACAGCTGATGGCTTCTGCTTATTATATCGGACTGTACGGAAACAGGATAAAATCCTCAGAAAATATCATCCCCGCAGTTCCAATTCTTGGATATGAAGGAAAAAAACTGGACTGGAGACCTAATAATATCAACGTATTTCCATTCATTACGGCAGGAGTCGGTTTTAAATGGGAAATTTTTGACGGTAAAGAAGGAAAACATGCAGAAGAAACAGCCAAAGTAGGAAAAGAAGTTTTACAGAATCAGAAAGAAGACGCTCTGAAAAAACTTTCGCTGAATCTGGCGAATAATCAAACCAATTATGATATTGCTTCCGCACAGATCCCCTTGAAAGCCAAAGAAAAAGAACTCGCAAAAAATGCATTGGTGCAGGCAGAAAAAGAATTCAGATACGGAATGAGTAAATCTTCACAGCTTATTGATGCTGAAAATGATCTTGAAGTTGCGGAACTGGAATATCAGAATGCCATTTTCAATCAGAGAAGAGCCGGAATAGAACTGATGAGGTCTACCCAGGAACTGGATATCACCAAATTTTATTTAATCCCTTAA